The Acipenser ruthenus chromosome 27, fAciRut3.2 maternal haplotype, whole genome shotgun sequence genome includes a window with the following:
- the LOC117963735 gene encoding transcription factor HES-2-like, translating to MSPNIASETVEYSPRMTVAKRKEASELRKTLKPLMEKRRRARINESLNQLKTLILPLIGKDNSRYSKLEKADILEMTVRFLKDIPSTPVQNAADSFREGYKACLQHVSSILPNTNLLDKETSQRVNEYIQSSMASPADTPSCQNCSGQSPLARPQRSESVVCLNPTARGLRTETTSNLNGHPINRVQPVPQPHDVRMWRPW from the exons ATGTCTCCCAACATTGCTTCTGAAACTGTCGAGTACTCTCCAAGAATGACcgttgcaaaaagaaaagaagctaGTGAACTGAGAAAG actCTCAAGCCTTTGATGGAGAAACGCAGACGCGCTCGCATCAATGAAAGTCTCAACCAGTTGAAAACACTGATCCTTCCTCTGATTGGCAAAGAT AATTCCCGATATTCCAAACTGGAAAAGGCTGACATTTTGGAAATGACAGTTCGGTTCCTAAAAGATATTCCCAGCACCCCTGTTCAAA ATGCAGCTGATAGCTTCAGAGAAGGATACAAAGCCTGTCTTCAACACGTATCCAGTATACTGCCCAACACCAATCTGTTGGACAAAGAAACGTCACAGCGTGTAAACGAATACATCCAGAGTTCTATGGCATCGCCTGCAGACACCCCGAGCTGCCAGAACTGCAGTGGGCAAAGCCCCCTCGCCAGACCTCAGAGGAGTGAAAGCGTGGTGTGCCTGAACCCAACCGCAAGAGGCTTGAGGACAGAGACCACTTCAAACCTCAACGGTCACCCCATCAACCGAGTCCAGCCGGTGCCACAGCCCCACGACGTCCGCATGTGGAGACCTTGGTAG